Genomic segment of Acidobacteriota bacterium:
CGGGGAGGCCGAGGGGTTTAGACCGCTCCTCCGGTCCCGGTGGAGCGGGCCGAGGTGCGCGTGGGCCGCCGCGGATCGTCGCGGTACGGAGGGGCGCGGCTAGGGCGACTGGAGGCGGGCCAGGCGCTCCCGGGCGATGGCGGCCTCATCCGAATCCGGGGCGGACTGGATGAGAAGTCGGAGAGCGGTCATCCCCTGGGCCGTCTCCTCGAGCGCGAGGTGGGAGAATCCGAGCTTGAGCCGGGCCGCGAGGGCCTTCGGGCTCTTCGGGTAGCGGTCGAGCACCGTTCGGAAGGCCTCCTTGGCTTCGACGAAGGATTTCTTGCTGTAGAGGCACTCCCCGATCCAGTACTGCGCGTTACCCGCGCGGCCCTCCTCCGGGAAGGCCTGGAGGAAACGGCGGAACTCGTCCAGCGCGAGGTCGTATTTCCCCTGGAGGTAGTCCGCGTAGGCCTGGGCGTACAGGTCGGGGGAGACCGGCTCCGCCGGAGAGGGCGCGGGTGGGGAGGCGGCCCCCGACGGGGCCTCGCCTTGGGGATTGTCCAAGATCGTCGGCGGGGCCGAGGCCGGCGGAGCGGCCGCGAGTTCCTGGCGGCTCTGAAGGGCGGATACCTGCTCCTGGATCTGCTCCAGGCGCCGCTTCATCTCCTCCAGATCGGAGCGGATGTCGGCCGTTTGGGACGCGCGCCCCA
This window contains:
- the ybgF gene encoding tol-pal system protein YbgF, whose amino-acid sequence is MGILRQTLAAAAVFAAVSASGGTREDIQRLDQQVAALGARLQQVESQLPLLQKALQDLATRVEALGRASQTADIRSDLEEMKRRLEQIQEQVSALQSRQELAAAPPASAPPTILDNPQGEAPSGAASPPAPSPAEPVSPDLYAQAYADYLQGKYDLALDEFRRFLQAFPEEGRAGNAQYWIGECLYSKKSFVEAKEAFRTVLDRYPKSPKALAARLKLGFSHLALEETAQGMTALRLLIQSAPDSDEAAIARERLARLQSP